In Ananas comosus cultivar F153 unplaced genomic scaffold, ASM154086v1, whole genome shotgun sequence, the genomic stretch AGTAGGTGAACCGTGATTCCCGGAGCAGTACTGGAGGTCCGGTCAGGACATTACTCAAGATTTTTCGGTCTGTCTCACATTCATcacttcatacgcgttcggggaccggtctctcccaccagggaccggtccccgagagctcaaaactgctgaatgcagattttgattctatagctttcgaaaacctcccgtaactcgcttttaatcattttaagaccttcggactttccgaagtgtaccgtcctcgcactttggtcaatttgactaaagttcgacatttttatttttcgaattttcggtatattacagttgaAGAGGGTATGAATGTTAAAGTatttgaacactagagttagtgtgtgtaaCGTTGAAGAGGGTATGAATGTTAAAGTatttgaacactagagttagtgtgtggcatcaaagagaaaagtGTGACATCAAAGaataaaagctagagttagcattaaaagtgtggcatcaaagaacaatagagttagtgtaatgacatgaatgaaagtaaagaatgcaaagaacttgagattgagacacaatgacatacaaccttagagctaagggtcatttgtgcataatttccttagagttaaggaacggattgaactgaacatcctttgagttaagaatttgatcatactcgctataagtccttgcacgagggtggtcgctcctcctcgggcgatgtgctccggagtttgtcatcactgggttggtgctgttccccagaggacggtccccgtCGGGTCGTAGGAGTCTCCCCGACGAAttaggattttgagttggtgagttaatgcgGCGAAACCCACgcgttagccatgagattgaacaaaagatcaaagaacttgcattcttcatgagttttatattgagcatccttattgatagctttgttcaggcatattagttgcattcgtacagttggttacttatctgcttatttctttctattatgcctgagttagacctagtgggaaagtcggtgagattgggaccgaacccactgggaacttcgttgtagttctcaccccactattttcacagagccgggaccgagcgagccggcgagcgaccgcggtaatggtatcgcgccatagacagagaCTACTCGAGTCGggttttacattttgttagtagtataCCCTTCtatcttcttttgtatttgaagatGCTTCTGTATAAAgccaagaaagaaaagaatgtaatgttttattttgagtatatgtgatgtaaaaagaaaatgatgaaaaataatgTAAAGGCAAATGTGATAGTTGAATACAATATATATGATCAAagatgaatcatagtacttgtgtagttgtttagtttcctttctttcactcccggctattgcttaccctcgtgtaagccgtaattgtatgtttccgcttgtgcattctctctgtttgaattgtacatgtgttgagccttgggcggacagggaaaactccgtccgttcggcgtcttTTCCACGTGCCCGGACCGGCCCAAATTAGTATcgatctcggggcgtgacagtcttcAACacgatcctcaaatgctcctcgtgttctgcctcggtccgagaatataccaatacatcatcaatgaacaccacgacgcaccggtccaatagcggacggaagactcaattcattaagtccataaaagctgccggggcatttgtaagcccgaatggcatgactgtgaactcatagtggccatactgcgtacgatacgccgttttgtgcacatccttgggccgtatcttcagctgatgatatcccgattgaagatcaatttttgaatatacccttgacccttgcaactgatcgaatagaacgtcaattcttggcaacgggtacttgttcttgatcatcaccttgttcaactcgcgataatcaacgcaaagtcgaagcgtgccatccttcttctttacaaatagcaccggagctctccacggagacacgctcggctacacaaagcctttatcgagcaagtcttgcaactgtgcctttagctcctttagctcaaccggtgccattctatacagagccttcgaaattggcgccgccccgagaatcaaatcaatgacgaactcgacttcccggtCCAGTGGGAATCCCGGTAACtctgccggaaacacatccAGATACTCGCATACTACCCGAATATTCCCCAAATCCGGGTGCTCCTTTTGGGCGTCcacgatggtcgccaaataggccttacaaccacccttaatcattttcctcgctCTCGCCGCCGATATGGTcaccgcgaagcgcctacttttacaAGCCCGATATACtaattcttcttgattaggttcacggaatgtgatcacctgactctcacaatctataaccgcgtaataATTAGAGAGCCAGTTGGTTCCCAAGATcacatcgaagccccacatttgATTCAATACCAaaaggtcgatcggcatgatccaatcgcctatctgtACCGGACACACCAAGCACTCGTCATGTATATGAAATGAATGTTCTGGAGTATTCACTGACCAATATTCTTCATTATGTGTGATCTCGATGTCATGAGTCTTAGCGAATGAtgcatcaatgaatgaatgagatgcacccgtatcgaatacagctctagctctagtacctctgataagaataatacctgctacctgttaaggattttgtattggcaagtttcgtgaagtgagttggagtcttgaagaatcgaagCGAATTGACAAAGatcaaagaattcaagatttcggaaaaatcagaaaatacctcacgacatgaatcacgatggtcaggtaaagttttaactcatgttatggtgattcatacttaattataggcattagaatcatttaatcaaagtttGGTTAATTAGAAAGTGCTTTGGACAAGTGCGGAACCTGAAACGATGCAAAACAcgaaaaattgcattgtgtaccggtacagcaatcaagcgcgtaccggtacagccactgacttggcttcgtatttctgttccgtccttgtgtaaccggtgacagcctttcgtgtaccggtacacagtgtaaaaccgtgaaaactttctaattcgactccgattgattctaaagtctataaataagctattgggcttctctaacagatcaagcatcataagaatacatgtttgagaaaccctagaggcttggatttcatctaaaacctattttctacatattagcctcttttaggtcaaatcggaatattgtaatttgatatctatatgccgatttgatctccgcttcgcttggagtttctttcttggttttctacgatactcctaagcgaaggatcaccataatcatgatgctcttcatgacggcgtcgtggattcggcgtatttgacggcggttcgtggattcggatcgtgggctcgtggattcgagtggcgtcgtggattcggcgtgattgaagcttcgtggattcgaagtggaggcgttcgtggattcggacgtgagggcgtggacaacccggagggtagcgcgaagattcataggaggttaagagaggttgagtccgtggagtcggtaatcaccttgtaatcttttctcttagtgaattattttttcgcgtgttggtcccgtgggtttttctccaagttggagttttcccacgtaaatctcggtgtgctttttattttccgcatttatttttattgcatcgagatttgtggtttttggccgttcacctattcacccccctctaggtgatagatacaatctagatagatccttgggctcctcaaaactttcaattggtatcagagcgggatctagataaattgttatctaatggccgaaggtggtaacattaatcgacctccgctcttcgacggcacgaattatgcttattggaaagttcgcatgagagcttttctaattgctatcgatgagcgggtttggcaatcaattgaatttgggtggaaacatccgatagaaaaggtcgataatgttgaaaagccaaaaccacggaacaaatgtacgaaagaagaaaacgagtcatcttcgtttaacggcaagggcataaactctttatttaatgcattgtctcaaacggagtttactcgcgtttcggcgtgtgagaccgccaaagaaatttgggatactctacaagttacacatgaaggaacaagcttagtaaaggtccaaaaattgcaaatgctaactagcaagtttgattcaatttttatggacgaaaacgagacctttaccgagtactatacgcgtctacaagacgttgtgaatacatgtgctaacttgggagagaaaatcccggattcaaaggtagttagaaaaattcttcgaactcttccggaacgttttcgggcaaaggtcgccgcgatcgaaacggtcaaacatccggacgagatgaaagtagaagaattagtaggagctttgcaaacgtatgagatgacttttcctactaatcaatcttcttccaagtctttctctaaaagcacaggggttgcattgaaatctacaaaggagaaggacgaagactcgatTTCCGACGACGAGTTATCAATTGCCGATTTCgaacatcaattagcgctcctcacgaagaaatttcgccggaattttcgaaagaagaatagATCGAACAAGGCTTCATCATCTAAATCTTCATCATATACATCTaaggagaagaagcgtgcaaaggcttcgaaagaaaaggatgtctttgaaggcgagatccaatgcttcaagtgcaaaggcttcggtcacattgcgacggattgtccttcaaagaagacatATAAACAAAAAGCTATGCatgcaaagacgtgggatgattcaacatcaagtgaatcatcgtcaagtgacgaagaaaagaatgatcaaattgccttatttgctaatactccttcgtctaacgttgtttgtttatcctctatcGCTACTAACTCCAATGTTTCTTTCTCCTCGCATGATtcttcgagcaacaatggcgaaagtgaggaggaatcaaacgacgatgacatagcggaagcgtacaatcaacttcttattgaatcaaagaagatggctaaactcaacaagaagttgagacgtcgtttgttggaacttgagaaggaaaacaacaacgtaaagaGTTTGAATAAgtctcttgaggaggaaagagattcaagtttgaagattaattcggacctccaacAGAAGCTTAATGATGCGGAATCtacgatcaaatcttctaatgacaagattggatttttggagcatcaatttcatgaatcgcacaagtccaatcaagtcttgaccgatcaagttcgtcaactccaatccgatcttcaacgattttcttccggatcaaagaaattggactatatgcttggattgggtcaaacgaacaagcttggACTCGGTTATGAACgcacatatgttgagaaggcgTCAACCGCATCTTCTAATGCCTCAACAACTTCGAAAGGCAAAGtatgtcataaatgtggcatcaaCGGACATattaaaaggaattgcccaaataaggagtgtgaaaactaccaccacatgtaggaaagagctaccaccccggtcgtccggcaagtgtgtgaagctaccacatggtatttaattgaaaaagccgaaaaaggttggaaaaatataaatattttagaattttcggagtaataaggtgctagtttgaaaaagatgctcaaagagccacccctggTATCATAttggttaaatctctattttgaatgtattgcgacaaattggtgtcaattttttgaatttctaaaatcatttttcatcaacttgcatcttgatggttttgaattattaaatcacttttgataatgaaattttgatgttttgatggattttgaaattttacaatatcttattttcattataataatttttggagtaaaagtcttaatttgtataaatttaattcaaaattgatggattttttaaagcaaattttcgaaatctgagatcgtgtaccggtacacgattcagtaccggtacgggtACTGTAGCCGCGGATATATATCCGGTTACAGAGCTTTTGTTCTTTCTCAAATCTGAATCAAACttcgttttctctctctctaaaaatccctgGTGCCTTCCTCTTGCAGATCTACACGTTTTCCCTCAGAAATTTGTGAGTATTTAGCTCGGATTTAATCGTTTCATCGCgtttatgtttatttttcgaaaaatttcgaGTTCATGCTTAGATCTCTGTTTTTgatcgtttttgatgcaattttttgctgtagatcagtgcttaaggacattatcttgcttctagaacacttgaatcacatcaaatcacattatttttcgctgatccatgttctaagcttcatttttcatgtaatttcgggattttttgtaaaatgtcattttttaatgaaaatttttgcatgatctggttagaaaaaggatttgtatgcattctaatgttattggaaattttttcgctattttttcagatttttcaaaatttttgttcatGCACGACTAATTTTTGTATAGGAAAAATGGCGTTTTCATTCATTTTGCTGATTTTGGTGCTGATGGCTACGAGACGTGGACGAGGTAGTGGTAGAGGTCGACGTGGGTCCTCTAAGAGAACACGAACAACGGGAGAAGCGTCCGGCTCGGATCCGGATTATCAAGAAAGCTCCCCTGAAGAGGCAGAAGAACCTATTGCTCAGCTTGACAAGGGCAAAGGAATAGCAGGCGAGTCCTCACGTGGCGGTGGTTCTCGTACAAGAGAAACTCGGTCGAAGCGTGCTGCGGAGGTTCCTCCTGAGCGACGGAGGATGTACATGAGCAAGTCGTGTATTGCGGAGCGTTATGTCAACTTCACCGATCTCATTCATGACGTTCCTGACTTTGGCCGGTTACTTCAGCGGGTTCCCATTGAGCCGGTTGGCAGAGTCCCTGCTCGTGCTCCTttctgtgtggaactcattcgtgagttctatatgaacggaAGGGTCTTAGCAGAAGATGAGGAGACCGGGACATATGTTTTTGAGACATTCGTGCGTCAACAGAAGATTGCCGTTACCCCatatactattggagagcttCTGGGGATGACCGTAGACACTGCAGGTCTTCCTTATACATCAGGAGGGTTTCAGTCCTTATCTCATTGGGATACCATAGTAGCGGCTATTTGCAGAGCTGGAGTGCAAACGAATCGTGCCTATGTAGAGTCCAAGGATTTGCGACCGGAGTATCATCTACTTTCCTTGGTTttgagctacaatgttcaacctaCGATTGGTACCAAaaggattcgttgggatcgATTGCTTCTATTGTTTTTACTTGGTCACCCGAGGCAAGCTCAtggattgaacatcaacattccttTTCTGATGTGGCAGCGGATGATTCATGTTATTCAGGCTTCTGCTCGACGAGATCTCCTTCCATTTCCTCTTTTGATCACACGGATTCTGCAGGACAGTGGAGTGGATGTTTCATGTGAAAAGTACGATTATGGTCTTGGTCCTATCGATGCTGTAACTTGGGCCAAGTCAGTCAGCACACTTAAATCATTTCAGCAAACAAAGGGATCATCGCGACCAGCTCCTAGCCAGGCACCTCCACCTCGAGCAGAGCGTGAGGGATCTTCTAgttcagggggagtgattactgtgGAATCACTTCATCACGAGGTGCGCTCTATGAAAAAGAAACTGGCCGATCTTGCGAGAAAGGTGGAGATGGGGATGAAGAGAATGATGGAAAAAATGGGATGTAGGCATGATGATATCTTTCCTACTGAGCCTACTACTTATACCAGATcgacttcacgacatcctctcattccaccgtctggtgatgctcctgaggctgggggatctggtgctggagcaggagatgatgatgatgatgatgacgaggacactgAGTGATGTCTTCCTTGGGTTTCGTCTTATTACTTTATTATGCTTACTTtctaggacgatgttttagttatgcttgcttatctttcctTTGCAtgttcttatttttgttttaggcctgtaactatgactggactactcttatgctttctagtatgttttctctttttacttgctttcttttggcaatttttgacaaaaagggggagagcatagatgaagggggagagcatggataaACAGGCATTAAACTGGAACTGAGGATGATGAATtcttcaagaacaaagggggagatgtgaacaaagggggagaaggtataagaatttaaggctaatcatttttgagtgatttgttttgcaggatttcaagacttcaagactcctagttgcgtctaagtcatagagtctgttttaggagttttgatgtaattctgagtttcatattgtatttggattacacgcgaggggttcgatgttttggtgatgacattgaacttcgttttttctttaaattgtaatttgtgagtttgtgtgtgttttgtcacgaaattgccaaagggggagattgttaggtcctatgtgttggcaagtttcgtgggtcgagtcggagtcttgaagaagttcggagcggagtattgaagatcgaagaatccaagacttcgaagaatcggaaaggacgcaaaacacgcaaaacttgaatcacgatgcgtaggtaagttttaaatcttgtttatggtgattcatacttatttatagatcttagaatcatattttcaagttgtaattgattagaaagtttctaagagtttgtaaaacccgaaacaatgcattttcagcgaaaattgcattgctgtaccggtacaagggttttctgtccagggtacagccatcaacgttgcgcagaaagtttgatggttgttccggtacaaggtttttctgtccagggtacagccatcaacgttgcgcagaaagtttgatggttgttccggtacaagcttcatgctgtaccggtacaagccctgttccggaacaagctaaagctatccagggtacaggagcttcgcagaaaaatcttccgtcatggtgtaccctggacagctttccttgttccggtacaaggtgctgattttggaaagaaactttctaatcctactctgttttgattctaaagtctataaataagctataggggttctctaactgattaagcatcacaagaatacatgtttgagaaaccctagaggctcggatttcattctaaacctattttctacaaattagcctctttagatcaaatcgagatatcgtttcgcattctctatatgtcgatttgatctccgcttcgcttggagttctattccctggttttctacgatactccaaagcgaaggatcaccatattcatgatattcttcatggtggcgtcgtggattcggcgtatttgacggcggttcgtggattcggatcgtgggctcgtggattcgagtggcgtcgtggattcggcgtgattgaagcttcgtggattcgaagtggaggcgttcgtggattcggacgtgagggcgtggacaacccggagggtagcgctaagattcataggaggtcaagagaggttgagtccgtggagtcggtaaatcaccttgtaatcttttctcttagtggattgtttttttcgcgtgttggtcccgtgggtttttctccaaattggagttttcccacgtaaatctcggtgtgctttttattttccgcatttatttttattgcatcgagatttgtggtttttggttgttacacctattcacccccccctctaggtgatagatacaatctagatagatccttgggctcctcaaaactttcactaCCACGTCGTCGGGGATTGGAATCGGCTGCTcttccacctgagtggcaaaaacccgcccactaggtgctcgagaagcctccggctgacgaggcgCAGATGAGCGACCAGCAGACAtagcgggtggcagtcccgccaacTGTCGTTGAGTATACTGAACCGAAGCTAATGACGGAGCAGGtgatgcgccgcccgggcactctcggctCATGTGCCTCGGTTGGCCGCATCGGAAACATCGCCCCTCACACTGTGGGCAAGTAGCGACTCTATGATCTCCGCCGCATATCACGCACGGGTAGGTAGTCTGGCTCCTACCTCCTCGCCACTGTGATCGCTGgggtcgcgggggtcgcttagaactcgactgccctGCGGACCCACCAGATGCCCGCTTCTTAGACTTATCCCTTTCCTTGTCCTTCTCGAATGTCTCGTGCTCCTCTCGAGCAATAGCATTACCGCGCTCTACCCAAAGCACGCGGTCAAGTACCTCCTCGTAGGTCTTCAGGCGGAACGCATGAATAACCTTGAATATTTCGGGTCGCAACCCGTGCTCAAAAGCCTCCGCCCGGTCCCTATCGCCATGAACCAAGCTCGGCACGCAGTTGACTAGGTGCGTGAACTCCCTTTCATACTCCCACACCGTCCGGCTATCTTGCCTTAACTtgcgaaaatcctccttgatttttcgCTTGTCACTCTTGGGAAAATACTCCATCagcagcatctcccgaaacgcctcccaagtaaCGGAAGCAAAACCCAACGAGTGATTCTTCTTCGCTTGTGTCCACCATAGCCGCGCCGACCCCTCAAAGCAATGGGCCGCAAGGTAACCCTTATCCTTCTCCAGGGTGTAGAcatcctcgaacaacgcctccatcgcggctagCCAACTCTCCGTCGTccacggatccttcacatcgccgttgaaggtcggagggttgaaccgcttgaatgccgtcagcgccgccaacgtgcgctcctgctcggcctcaagtacatcgggaataggagccgatgaacatgatgccgtcggaggaatagccgtcaccggtgccgtcggaggaatagccgtcaccggtgcCGCCACCACCgtaggaggtggtgctacaggagcattaggtgcgggcggatccctCGTCACAGatgccaccgccgccgcctgtcgcgccatcatctcgtggagctaTCCAATTTGCTCCCCCTGTAGCCGCATAGCCCCAACCAAAGCCGCAACTTGGGCTCCCAGCTCGTGCACTTCATCCGATCCTGTCTGCTCGGGCACTTCATCAGGCAGTGCCGAAGCGACTCTGCGCGTGTAGCGTCTCGGGAACATTGTTCCTGAAACGTAACACACGTATCAATACTCGATacacgtgactcttacacgttTCAAAtagctacccaattaagcgaaagcaatcaagcataattattttcaactctcggtgttatgtggtcggccgccccacaagaTCCCTTAAGAAGAAAACAACTAAGCACTTGAATTCATCTCCAAttccttttagagaagtacCAACAAAAACCCAATAAATTAGCTTCCGTAATTACCAAGtccacgttaaacgtttcctaagTCCCTATGGTCTCCAATCCTAGGGttcctaagtccatcctagacttttgctttcgtCCATTCTCTCTGATACTATTATATCTATCatgccccaatccccgccaatttggtcgggtttgggtcacgtcaacagacgccggacggacagcatctctcctgtccgcctaaggctccaacaacaagtataattaagcaatcaacaaagagatatgcaattatacaaggcttgcatgagggcaagcaacaacggaagcgaaagctctaagctaatacaaacaaccatacataatatttgattacattttaaccaaatacaagtaaactacaactattacattttttttccattcaacataattctttacatttttgtcattctctaaaatatatgatatattttcaactttacaa encodes the following:
- the LOC109704961 gene encoding uncharacterized protein LOC109704961 gives rise to the protein MAFSFILLILVLMATRRGRGSGRGRRGSSKRTRTTGEASGSDPDYQESSPEEAEEPIAQLDKGKGIAGESSRGGGSRTRETRSKRAAEVPPERRRMYMSKSCIAERYVNFTDLIHDVPDFGRLLQRVPIEPVGRVPARAPFCVELIREFYMNGRVLAEDEETGTYVFETFVRQQKIAVTPYTIGELLGMTVDTAGLPYTSGGFQSLSHWDTIVAAICRAGVQTNRAYVESKDLRPEYHLLSLVLSYNVQPTIGTKRIRWDRLLLLFLLGHPRQAHGLNINIPFLMWQRMIHVIQASARRDLLPFPLLITRILQDSGVDVSCEKYDYGLGPIDAVTWAKSVSTLKSFQQTKGSSRPAPSQAPPPRAEREGSSSSGGVITVESLHHEVRSMKKKLADLARKVEMGMKRMMEKMGCRHDDIFPTEPTTYTRSTSRHPLIPPSGDAPEAGGSGAGAGDDDDDDDEDTE